One part of the Sesamum indicum cultivar Zhongzhi No. 13 linkage group LG14, S_indicum_v1.0, whole genome shotgun sequence genome encodes these proteins:
- the LOC105176736 gene encoding uncharacterized protein LOC105176736: MGEKSKKKKKDVMPTVWISLKKSLHCKSELSEVHDPSRGKQLSPILTRKTGRSGCSRSIANLKDVVIHGSKRHAEKPPSCSPRSIGSSELLNPITHEVILSNSKCELKITSFGGLHEGFNGGGDDGGXGGGDDGGAAGSGCGSTFVGTLRPGTPGPGGHPTMHYFSSSLRNSATPTRKSDHFLTEREGFRNGQKRTSTQKNSNGTNPAACHKCGEQFVKWEALESHHQSKHAVTELLEGDSSRKIVEIICRSNWLTSENHCVRIDRVLKVHNMQKTLARFEDYREAVKIKASELAKKHPRCLADGNELLRFHGTNLACSLGMNGSSSLCVSDKCCVCRIIRYGFSMLKGKVGVFTTSTSGRAFELIEINEADQFMRKALIVCRVIAGRVHRPLENIQDMAGQTGFDSLAGKVGLYSNIEELYLLNPKALLPCFVVICKT, encoded by the exons ATGGGGGAGAAgagcaagaagaagaagaaggatgTGATGCCTACAGTTTGGATTTCTTTGAAGAAATCGTTGCACTGCAAATCGGAGCTGTCGGAGGTACATGATCCGAGTAGGGGGAAGCAGTTGAGCCCAATCCTGACGAGAAAGACTGGCAGGTCTGGGTGTTCTAGGTCCATTGCAAATCTGAAAGATGTTGTTATTCATGGAAGCAAGAGGCACGCGGAAAAGCCTCCGAGTTGTAGCCCAAGATCCATAGGAAGCAGTGAGCTTCTCAACCCAATCACTCATGAAGTCATTTTGAGCAACTCCAAATGTGAGCTCAAGATCACTAGTTTCGGTGGGCTTCATGAAGGGTTCAACGGCGGTGGCGATGATGGTGG NNNNGGCGGTGGCGATGATGGGGGCGCCGCCGGCAGCGGCTGTGGCTCAACGTTTGTGGGCACTCTAAGACCTGGGACGCCTGGCCCTGGAGGGCACCCTACGATGCATTACTTCAGTTCTTCGCTCAGAAACTCAGCAACTCCAACTAGGAAAAGTGACCATTTCTTGACGGAAAGGGAAGGGTTTAGGAATGGTCAGAAAAGGACATCCACTCAGAAAAACAGTAATGGGACCAATCCTGCTGCATGCCACAAGTGCGGAGAGCAGTTTGTGAAGTGGGAGGCTCTTGAATCCCATCATCAATCCAAGCATGCTG TTACTGAACTCTTGGAGGGCGACTCGTCGAGGAAAATTGTGGAGATTATCTGCAGATCAAACTGGCTCACGTCGGAGAACCACTGTGTTAGAATAGACAGAGTTTTAAAAGTTCATAACATGCAGAAGACCCTGGCTCGGTTCGAGGACTACAGGGAAGCAGTGAAAATTAAGGCCAGTGAGCTTGCCAAGAAACATCCTCGTTGTTTAGCCGATGGAAACGAACTGTTGAGGTTCCACGGCACTAATCTAGCATGCTCTCTGGGCATGAATGGATCCTCTAGCCTTTGTGTATCTGATAAATGCTGCGTTTGCCGAATAATCAGATATGGCTTTTCGATGCTGAAAGGTAAAGTAGGGGTCTTCACGACTTCAACGAGCGGAAGGGCTTTTGAATTGATAGAAATCAATGAAGCTGATCAGTTTATGAGAAAAGCGTTGATAGTGTGCAGGGTTATCGCAGGGAGGGTGCATCGGCCTCTGGAGAACATCCAGGACATGGCTGGGCAGACAGGGTTCGACTCATTGGCTGGGAAAGTTGGTCTGTATTCGAACATTGAGGAGCTTTACTTGCTGAACCCTAAAGCTCTTCTTCCTTGTTTTGTGGTGATATGCAAAACCTGA